A DNA window from Buttiauxella agrestis contains the following coding sequences:
- a CDS encoding XTP/dITP diphosphatase — protein sequence MQKVVLATGNAGKVRELADLLGNFGLDVVAQTELGVESAEETGLTFIENAILKARHAAQITGLPAIADDSGLAVDVLGGAPGIYSARYAGLEASDQQNLEKLLAALKDVPDEQRKARFHCVLVYMRHAEDPTPLVCHGSWEGQITREAAGQGGFGYDPIFFVPSEGKTAAELTRDEKRAISHRGQALKLLLEAMKNG from the coding sequence ATGCAAAAAGTTGTCCTCGCGACCGGTAACGCCGGTAAAGTGCGTGAACTCGCCGATTTACTCGGTAATTTTGGTCTGGATGTGGTGGCTCAAACGGAATTAGGCGTGGAATCAGCCGAAGAAACCGGGCTGACATTTATCGAGAACGCCATTCTGAAAGCTCGCCACGCGGCACAGATTACGGGCCTGCCCGCGATTGCTGATGATTCCGGTCTGGCGGTTGACGTGCTGGGCGGCGCGCCTGGTATTTATTCAGCACGTTACGCAGGCCTCGAAGCATCCGATCAGCAAAACCTGGAAAAGCTACTGGCGGCACTGAAGGATGTGCCAGATGAGCAACGTAAAGCGCGATTCCATTGCGTGCTGGTGTATATGCGCCACGCGGAAGATCCAACGCCACTCGTGTGCCACGGCAGCTGGGAAGGCCAGATTACCCGCGAAGCCGCAGGCCAGGGTGGCTTTGGCTACGACCCTATTTTCTTTGTCCCGAGTGAAGGCAAAACTGCCGCTGAACTGACTCGCGACGAAAAACGCGCCATTTCCCACCGTGGGCAAGCGCTAAAACTGTTACTGGAAGCAATGAAAAATGGCTAA
- the yggU gene encoding DUF167 family protein YggU, whose protein sequence is MSAVSQTEDGLVLRLYIQPKASRDSIIGLHGDELKVAITAPPIDGKANAHLVKYLAKQFKVAKSQVLLEKGELGRHKQIKIINPQHIPTEVAALLD, encoded by the coding sequence GTGAGTGCAGTGAGTCAAACTGAAGATGGGCTGGTTTTACGGCTATATATTCAGCCTAAAGCCAGCCGCGATAGCATTATCGGGCTGCATGGCGACGAGCTAAAAGTCGCCATCACCGCCCCACCAATAGACGGCAAAGCCAACGCCCATCTGGTAAAGTATCTGGCTAAACAGTTCAAAGTCGCCAAGAGTCAGGTGCTGCTTGAGAAAGGCGAGCTGGGCCGCCATAAGCAAATTAAAATTATTAACCCGCAACACATCCCGACGGAAGTCGCGGCATTGCTTGATTAA
- a CDS encoding YggT family protein translates to MLTLTFLVKTLIELYVMVLLIRIWMQWSRCDFYNPFAQFIVKITQPIVGPLRRVIPSMGPIDTSSLLVAFILTTMKYPILLLIQVGALSLDPMNLLVGLLSLLKSAGTLVFWVIIIRSLMSWISQGRSPIEYVLMQLTEPMMAPIRRVLPAMGGIDFSAMVVILILYALNYLGMDLFPGLWYLL, encoded by the coding sequence ATGCTGACGTTGACTTTCCTGGTCAAAACGCTGATTGAACTGTATGTAATGGTGCTGCTAATTCGCATCTGGATGCAGTGGTCACGTTGTGATTTCTACAACCCTTTTGCACAATTTATCGTCAAGATTACCCAGCCGATTGTGGGACCGCTGCGCCGTGTCATTCCGTCGATGGGGCCGATTGATACCTCGTCATTGCTGGTGGCGTTTATTCTCACCACCATGAAGTATCCGATTCTGCTGCTGATTCAGGTGGGCGCGCTGTCGCTTGATCCAATGAACCTGTTGGTTGGCCTGCTATCATTGCTGAAATCCGCCGGTACGCTGGTGTTCTGGGTCATTATTATTCGCTCGCTGATGAGCTGGATTAGCCAGGGCCGTAGCCCGATTGAATACGTGTTGATGCAACTGACCGAGCCAATGATGGCGCCGATTCGCCGCGTGCTCCCCGCGATGGGCGGTATCGACTTCTCAGCGATGGTCGTCATTTTGATTCTCTATGCGCTGAACTACCTCGGCATGGATTTGTTCCCGGGGCTTTGGTATTTGCTGTGA
- a CDS encoding YggS family pyridoxal phosphate-dependent enzyme produces the protein MNEIAHNLAQVQNKIFAATERCGRASEEVTLLAVSKTKPASAIADAVAAGQRIFGENYVQEGVDKIRYFADNSEATLEWHFIGPLQSNKSRLVAEHFDWCHTVDRLRIATRLSEQRPAELPPLNVLIQINISDEQSKSGIALSELDALAAEVAALPGLVLRGLMAIPAPEPDYEHQLAVCQKMADAFASLKSRFATVDTLSLGMTDDMDAAIAAGSTMVRIGTAIFGARDYSAR, from the coding sequence ATGAACGAGATAGCGCACAATCTGGCACAGGTTCAGAACAAAATCTTCGCGGCAACTGAACGCTGCGGCCGTGCTTCAGAAGAAGTGACTTTGCTTGCAGTCAGCAAGACTAAGCCTGCGAGCGCCATCGCAGATGCGGTTGCTGCAGGGCAGCGAATTTTTGGTGAAAACTACGTGCAGGAAGGCGTGGATAAAATTCGTTACTTTGCCGATAACAGTGAAGCCACACTGGAATGGCACTTTATTGGCCCATTGCAGTCGAACAAAAGCCGTCTGGTTGCAGAACATTTTGACTGGTGCCACACCGTCGACCGTTTACGCATTGCAACCCGTTTAAGCGAGCAGCGTCCTGCCGAATTGCCGCCGCTTAACGTACTGATTCAAATCAATATCAGTGATGAACAAAGCAAGTCTGGTATTGCGCTCAGTGAGCTTGATGCGCTGGCAGCAGAAGTTGCTGCGCTGCCGGGTTTGGTGTTACGAGGTTTAATGGCAATTCCTGCCCCTGAACCTGATTACGAGCATCAGTTAGCGGTTTGCCAGAAAATGGCTGACGCTTTCGCATCGCTCAAAAGCCGTTTTGCAACGGTTGATACATTGTCCCTGGGCATGACCGATGACATGGACGCCGCGATTGCCGCAGGCAGCACCATGGTGCGCATTGGAACCGCTATTTTCGGCGCGCGGGATTATTCCGCTCGTTAA
- a CDS encoding type IV pilus twitching motility protein PilT has product MDIEEIVALSVKHNVSDLHLCAQLPARRRRQGQLEPLPEIAPDPQTLLDIWLTPAQREQLEDAGQLDFSVSLKDGTRLRANAFRQLQGYSLALRLLVSQTPKLEALNVPPLIPELLDSADGLILVTGATGSGKSTTLAAMVDFLNHQKDGHILTLEDPIEFIHHSQRCLIQQREPGLHCHSFAAGLRAALREDPDVILLGELRDSETIRLALTAAETGHLVLATLHTRGAAQAIERLVDVFPAEEKSMVRSQLAGSLKAVLAQKLLPDSRGGRVAVYELLVNTPAVASLIREGKTHQLPGQIQTGQQHGMRSFAHSEAMLRVDGRIADGEEK; this is encoded by the coding sequence ATGGATATCGAAGAAATTGTGGCCCTTAGTGTAAAGCATAATGTCTCTGATCTACACCTGTGTGCGCAGCTTCCTGCTCGCCGGCGCAGGCAGGGGCAGCTCGAACCGTTGCCAGAAATTGCACCCGATCCGCAAACGTTGTTGGATATTTGGCTCACACCCGCGCAAAGAGAACAGCTTGAAGACGCCGGGCAACTGGACTTTTCCGTGTCGTTAAAAGACGGCACACGGCTGCGTGCTAATGCTTTTCGCCAGCTTCAGGGTTATTCACTTGCCTTAAGATTGCTGGTTTCGCAAACCCCAAAACTGGAAGCGCTAAATGTTCCGCCATTAATTCCTGAATTGCTCGATTCTGCCGATGGCCTGATTCTGGTGACGGGAGCAACGGGGAGCGGGAAATCGACCACGCTTGCGGCCATGGTAGATTTTCTCAACCATCAGAAAGACGGACATATTCTCACCCTTGAAGATCCCATTGAATTTATCCATCACTCACAACGTTGTTTGATTCAACAGCGCGAACCAGGGTTGCATTGTCATTCGTTTGCAGCGGGTTTGCGCGCGGCATTGCGTGAAGATCCTGATGTCATTTTACTGGGAGAATTGCGTGACAGCGAAACCATACGTCTTGCGCTGACAGCTGCCGAAACAGGGCATTTAGTTTTGGCAACACTCCACACCCGAGGTGCTGCCCAGGCCATAGAACGGCTGGTGGATGTCTTTCCTGCTGAAGAAAAAAGCATGGTACGCAGCCAGTTGGCGGGCAGTTTAAAAGCGGTGCTGGCACAAAAATTATTGCCCGATAGCCGTGGGGGAAGGGTTGCAGTGTATGAGCTGTTGGTGAATACACCTGCCGTGGCGAGTCTTATCCGCGAAGGGAAAACGCATCAATTACCCGGCCAGATACAAACTGGGCAGCAGCATGGGATGCGCAGTTTCGCGCACAGCGAGGCAATGCTACGTGTAGACGGTCGTATTGCTGAC